Proteins encoded within one genomic window of Humulus lupulus chromosome 1, drHumLupu1.1, whole genome shotgun sequence:
- the LOC133780072 gene encoding uncharacterized protein LOC133780072, with protein sequence MIAWNEIFRILLWRFDILWRRWKKGCLTSVSYSVYVNGKPRGKFGASHGFRQGDPLSSFLFTLVTDVLGSLVDKAKTLSLFRGFSVGNDKISLQKCQLLGLNVEEEVVNSRASVIGCEVGKWPMKYLGLLLGDNLRIKPFGCQFWLSVLKELLKVFLKVLERMIHDFLLEGVDLSGSEHMIAWDVVCKPLFHGGLGIGNLKERNEAFLLKWLWRFSLECNSLWHKVVLSHYGRAENLWDTKVVERFFVRGPWKDISSLYGEYLGLVHFKVGRGDSVKFWVD encoded by the exons ATGATTGCGTGGAATGAGATTTTCAGGATTTTGTTATGGAGGTTTGATATTCTTTGGAGGAGGTGGAAGAAGGGATGTCTCACTTCTGTGTCGTATTCGGTGTACGTGAACGGTAAGCCGAGGGGTAAATTTGGAGCTTCTCATGGGTTTCGGCAAGGTGATCCTTTATCCTCATTTTTGTTTACTCTTGTGACGGATGTGTTGGGTAGTTTGGTAGACAAAGCTAAGACTTTGTCGTTATTCAGAGGTTTTTCGGTGGGGAATGATAAG ATTAGCTTGCAGAAGTGTCAATTGCTTGGTCTTAATGTGGAGGAGGAGGTTGTGAACTCTCGCGCCTCGGTGATTGGTTGTGAGGTAGGAAAGTGGCCTATGAAATATTTAGGTCTTTTGTTGGGAGATAATTTGCGGATTAAACCTTTTGGGTGCCAGTTTTGGCTAAGTGTGCTAAAAG AGCTCCTAAAAGTGTTTTTGAAGGTTTTGGAGAGGATGATTCATGATTTCTTATTGGAAGGAGTTGATCTTTCGGGTTCCGAGcatatgatagcctgggatgttgtTTGTAAACCTTTATTTCATGGAGGTCTTGGGATTGGAAATTTAAAAGAGAGGAATGAAGCTTTCCTTTTGAAGTGGTTGTGGAGATTCTCATTGGAGTGTAATTCTTTGTGGCACAAGGTGGTGTTGAGCCATTATGGGCGGGCTGAAAATCTTTGGGATACAAAAGTAGTGGAGAGATTTTTTGTGAGGGGTCCGTGGAAGGATATTTCTTCCCTTTATGGCGAGTATTTGGGGTTGGTTCATTTTAAAGTGGGACGAGGTGATTCAGTGAAGTTTTGGGTGGATTGA